One genomic segment of Musa acuminata AAA Group cultivar baxijiao chromosome BXJ3-3, Cavendish_Baxijiao_AAA, whole genome shotgun sequence includes these proteins:
- the LOC103980058 gene encoding protein JINGUBANG-like encodes MAVSREHSPYDAELPSTAPAGSLVLEKGNIHSLAATGCLLYGGFDSKNIRVWKNQQDFAEFKSSSGFVKAIVVAADRVFTGHQDGKIRAWKVSPKDATVYKRIGNLPRLKDILWSSLNPSNYVEARRHSSALWIRHSDAISCLSLNEEQGLLYSGSWDRTFKIWRISDSRCLESVVAHDDTINSIVAAVSGLVFTGSADGTVKVWRRELHGKGTKHAPVQTLLKQEWAVTSLAISPTAPVVYCGSSDGLINFWEGEQHLVHGGVLQSHKMAVLCLVASGNLLLSGSADTTICVWRREGAVHTCLSVLSGHAGPVKCLAIAPDAGGDEDGGSGATRWTVYSGSLDKSVKLWRVSEQAPEALLRGPQLVPGGPGDSKAC; translated from the coding sequence ATGGCCGTGAGCCGTGAGCATTCCCCGTACGACGCCGAGCTTCCCAGCACCGCGCCCGCCGGGTCCCTGGTGCTCGAGAAGGGTAACATCCACTCGCTCGCAGCCACCGGCTGCCTCCTCTACGGGGGCTTCGACAGCAAGAACATCCGCGTTTGGAAGAACCAGCAGGACTTCGCGGAGTTCAAGTCCAGCAGCGGGTTCGTGAAGGCCATTGTCGTCGCGGCAGACCGCGTCTTCACCGGCCACCAGGACGGCAAGATCCGGGCGTGGAAGGTGTCCCCCAAGGACGCCACCGTGTACAAGAGGATTGGGAACCTCCCCAGGCTCAAGGACATCCTCTGGAGCTCGCTCAACCCTTCCAACTACGTGGAGGCCAGGCGCCACAGCAGTGCCCTGTGGATCCGCCACTCCGATGCCATCTCTTGCCTCAGCCTCAACGAGGAGCAGGGGCTGCTCTACTCCGGCTCCTGGGACAGGACCTTCAAGATCTGGCGGATCTCCGACTCCAGGTGCCTCGAGTCCGTCGTCGCCCACGACGACACCATCAACTCGATCGTGGCCGCCGTCAGCGGGCTCGTCTTTACCGGCTCGGCCGACGGCACCGTCAAGGTGTGGCGGCGGGAGCTGCACGGGAAGGGTACCAAGCACGCGCCGGTGCAGACGCTCCTCAAGCAGGAGTGGGCGGTGACCTCACTCGCGATCAGCCCCACGGCGCCCGTCGTCTACTGCGGCTCTTCCGACGGGCTGATCAACTTCTGGGAGGGGGAGCAGCATCTGGTACACGGTGGGGTGCTCCAGAGCCACAAGATGGCGGTGTTGTGCCTCGTGGCTTCCGGTAACCTCCTGCTGAGCGGCTCCGCCGACACTACCATCTGCGTGTGGCGCCGCGAGGGCGCGGTGCACACCTGCCTCTCGGTGCTCAGCGGCCATGCCGGGCCCGTCAAGTGCCTCGCGATAGCACCGGACGCCGGCGGGGATGAGGACGGCGGCAGCGGCGCCACGAGGTGGACCGTGTACAGCGGCAGCCTAGACAAGTCCGTGAAGCTGTGGCGCGTGTCCGAGCAGGCACCGGAGGCGCTGCTGAGGGGGCCACAGCTCGTGCCGGGGGGACCCGGCGACTCGAAGGCGTGCTAG